Proteins encoded together in one Chiloscyllium plagiosum isolate BGI_BamShark_2017 chromosome 3, ASM401019v2, whole genome shotgun sequence window:
- the LOC122548634 gene encoding protein eyes shut homolog isoform X3, whose protein sequence is MIGEYSCGCVQGFESYDCSGEINECLSNPSDPTNTIYLEDLTNSFRCFCNRGHTGKTSAISVTFCVAGLCQCGSYYKDVPGGFRCHCLHGLEGCFCETNIDDCETDSCGISAFAKMA, encoded by the exons GTTTTGAAAGTTatgactgttcaggagagataaaTGAATGCCTATCAAATCCATCTGACCCTACCAATACCATTTATTTAGAAGATCTGACAAATAGTTTTCGATGTTTCTGCAATCGAGGACATACAGGAAAAACTTCTGCAATTTCTGTAACTTTCTGTGTGGCAGGATTGTGTCAGTGTGGATCATATTATAAGGATGTCCCTGGAGGATTTAGATGTCATTGCCTTCACG GATTAGAAGGATGTTTTTGTGAAACCAATATTGATGATTGTGAGACTGACTCTTGTGGGATCTCAGCATTTGCAAAGATGGCCTGA